The following proteins are encoded in a genomic region of SAR202 cluster bacterium:
- a CDS encoding dihydrodipicolinate synthase family protein — MISRDEVRRALTGPVASIHVMFTRDGEIDYRGLKDQIDFVVENGSGSVILTWGDSLFTVLTDSEVGEVTKKVSEFTAGRAMVVASCRSWWTGKTLEFTRHARDVGADIIMLRPPDWADSATVETMVDHYAVVAREMPVMVLALAFGRSTTFALKVIERIYDSVDGVMAVKDDICGEFGRKMAAMMYDNWAVYAGGQKQNHLNLVPFGVDGFMSTFIKFKPSVAHEYWKAVQEKNMDRAGAVIRDHEMPFFDYIVGLEGGFAAGLYAALELRGIGRRWRRKPYYDLSDAELEQMRSLMTSKGRL, encoded by the coding sequence ATGATCAGTCGTGATGAGGTGCGCCGCGCGCTTACCGGTCCGGTGGCGTCCATTCACGTGATGTTTACCCGAGATGGAGAGATCGATTACAGGGGGTTGAAGGACCAGATAGACTTCGTCGTTGAAAACGGCAGCGGGTCTGTGATCTTGACGTGGGGCGACAGCCTCTTCACTGTCCTCACCGACAGCGAGGTCGGCGAGGTGACGAAGAAGGTCTCCGAGTTTACGGCCGGCCGGGCGATGGTTGTTGCGTCATGCCGAAGCTGGTGGACCGGGAAGACGCTGGAGTTCACCCGCCACGCCAGGGACGTTGGGGCGGATATCATCATGCTCCGCCCTCCGGACTGGGCGGACTCCGCCACCGTCGAGACGATGGTGGACCATTACGCTGTGGTCGCGAGGGAGATGCCCGTGATGGTGCTGGCGCTGGCGTTCGGGCGCTCCACCACGTTCGCCCTGAAGGTCATTGAGCGTATCTACGACAGCGTGGACGGAGTCATGGCCGTCAAGGACGATATCTGCGGCGAGTTCGGCCGCAAGATGGCGGCTATGATGTACGACAACTGGGCGGTGTACGCGGGCGGCCAGAAGCAGAACCACCTGAACCTCGTCCCGTTCGGTGTGGACGGCTTCATGTCCACGTTCATCAAGTTTAAGCCGTCCGTCGCGCACGAGTACTGGAAGGCCGTCCAGGAGAAGAACATGGACCGGGCCGGCGCGGTAATCCGCGACCACGAGATGCCCTTCTTCGACTACATAGTCGGCCTGGAGGGAGGCTTCGCCGCCGGTCTGTACGCGGCCCTGGAGCTGCGTGGCATCGGCCGGCGCTGGCGGAGGAAGCCGTACTACGATCTAAGCGATGCGGAGCTGGAGCAGATGCGATCATTGATGACATCAAAGGGGCGGCTGTGA